From Klebsiella electrica, the proteins below share one genomic window:
- the sitC gene encoding iron/manganese ABC transporter permease subunit SitC, with amino-acid sequence MSWLIEPFGYQYMLNAMWVSALVGGVCAFLSCYLMLKGWSLIGDALSHSIVPGVAGAYMLGLPFAVGAFLSGGLAAGSMLFLNQRSKLKEDAIIGLIFSSFFGIGLFMVSLNPTSVNIQTIILGNILAIAPEDIIQLAAIGAVSMALLLLKWKDLMVTFFDENHARSIGLNTTALKLLFFTLLAACTVAALQTVGAFLVICLVVTPGATAWLLTDRFPRLLAIAVAIGSLTSFFGAWLSYYLDGATGGIIVVAQTLLFLLTFVFAPKHGLLANRRRAREASCC; translated from the coding sequence ATGAGCTGGCTGATCGAGCCGTTCGGCTATCAGTATATGCTGAATGCAATGTGGGTCTCGGCGCTGGTGGGCGGCGTGTGCGCCTTTCTCTCCTGCTACCTGATGCTGAAAGGCTGGTCGCTGATTGGCGATGCTCTCTCCCACTCCATCGTACCGGGCGTGGCGGGAGCCTATATGCTCGGCCTGCCCTTCGCCGTCGGCGCTTTTCTCTCCGGAGGGCTGGCGGCGGGGAGCATGCTGTTTCTCAACCAGCGTTCGAAACTCAAAGAGGATGCCATTATCGGCCTGATTTTTTCGTCGTTCTTCGGTATCGGGCTGTTTATGGTGTCGCTCAACCCTACCTCGGTGAATATCCAGACCATTATTCTCGGCAATATCCTGGCGATCGCCCCGGAAGATATTATTCAGCTGGCGGCCATCGGCGCGGTTTCCATGGCGCTTCTGCTGCTGAAATGGAAAGATCTGATGGTGACCTTTTTCGATGAGAACCACGCCCGTTCCATTGGCCTGAACACCACGGCGCTGAAGCTGCTGTTCTTCACCCTGCTGGCGGCCTGTACCGTGGCGGCCTTGCAAACCGTGGGCGCCTTTCTGGTCATTTGTCTGGTCGTCACCCCGGGAGCGACTGCCTGGCTGCTGACCGACCGCTTTCCACGCCTGCTGGCGATTGCCGTCGCGATTGGCAGCCTGACCAGCTTTTTCGGCGCCTGGCTAAGCTACTATCTGGATGGCGCCACCGGCGGCATTATCGTCGTGGCGCAGACCTTGCTCTTTCTGCTGACCTTTGTCTTTGCGCCAAAACACGGCCTGTTGGCCAACCGCCGCCGCGCCAGGGAGGCCTCATGTTGCTGA
- the sitD gene encoding iron/manganese ABC transporter permease subunit SitD, translated as MLSTLLEPLQFSFMVNAMLVAVIVAIPCALLSVFLVLKGWALMGDAMSHAVFPGVVVAYILGIPFAIGAFVAGLFCAIATGYLDDNSRIKRDTIMGIVFSGMFGAGLVLYVAIQSEVHLDHILFGDMLGISASDVGQTSAIALVIALIIGLKWRDFLLHAFDPHQAKASGLRCGLLHYGLLCMIALTIVATLKAVGIILSISLLIAPGAIALLLTRRFIRALLLAVAIAVSCSLGGVWLSFYLNSAPAPTIVVLFTALFIITFVWSSVRDKRTTAHSGEAPGRG; from the coding sequence TTGCTGAGCACGCTTCTCGAACCGTTGCAGTTTTCGTTTATGGTCAACGCCATGCTGGTGGCGGTTATCGTTGCCATTCCCTGCGCGCTGCTGTCGGTTTTTCTGGTGCTGAAAGGCTGGGCGTTGATGGGTGATGCGATGAGTCATGCGGTCTTTCCCGGCGTGGTGGTGGCCTATATTCTCGGCATTCCGTTCGCCATTGGCGCCTTTGTTGCCGGGCTATTCTGCGCCATCGCGACCGGTTATCTCGACGATAACAGCCGCATCAAGCGCGATACCATTATGGGCATTGTCTTTTCCGGCATGTTTGGCGCCGGGCTGGTGCTGTATGTCGCCATTCAGTCCGAAGTCCATCTCGACCATATTCTGTTTGGCGACATGTTGGGGATTTCCGCCAGCGATGTTGGGCAAACGTCGGCGATTGCGCTAGTAATTGCGCTGATTATCGGACTAAAGTGGCGCGATTTTCTGCTGCACGCCTTCGATCCGCATCAGGCTAAAGCCAGCGGATTACGCTGCGGCCTGCTGCACTACGGACTGCTGTGCATGATTGCCCTGACCATCGTGGCGACGCTCAAAGCGGTGGGAATTATTCTGTCAATCTCGCTGCTGATTGCCCCCGGCGCCATTGCTCTGCTGCTGACCCGGCGTTTTATCCGCGCGCTGCTGCTGGCGGTGGCGATTGCGGTGAGCTGTTCGCTGGGCGGCGTGTGGCTGTCGTTTTACCTGAATAGCGCCCCGGCACCGACCATCGTGGTGTTGTTTACCGCGCTGTTTATTATCACCTTTGTCTGGAGTTCGGTTCGCGATAAGCGAACCACGGCCCACTCCGGCGAGGCCCCGGGTCGCGGCTGA
- a CDS encoding TonB-dependent receptor domain-containing protein: protein MYKSTHSPAWFKKSLLVTSLLAAIYQTTAGAADTTAHTTTSDASLDSSEQMTVTAPAPLLKAGSEHSVSSQELQDKGAKDFGSVMRYEPLIGATGASGGSGNGKSGFDRGGYTGYNIRGLESNRVGIDVDGIAQPNATGRGYVGRAGLNTFGIGRDYIDPYMYGSIHIQSGATSTETANTAIGGSVSFQPKSADDYLHPGKTSAFGYRSGYDSADRSWHNGVTVAGGDETLRGIFVYSRRDGQETANNSDKIDAYPANWHSDAFMASGIWQPNDDHKLTSTLDYYHKTNHSHFDSWDNNGNSITGEANQTSQTRRWGISLKDDWTPMNDYLDSMSTKVYYQHTEAHDWTWMPDSTARAMETVNSNYDTDTWGIQTTLAKSIGRHDLSAGLNASTIKTQRPFSQSPAPSIYSEIMQPEADSRGYTLGGFVQDKINFDLDSHNFAVIPGVRVVHQSTKPESLGDLTTNSSVLTESSVARLYGKNADTQVLPSLTFQYDITPRTMTYLQYKRGAEFPNASQLYGSWNLGSSYAGRAQYALIGNTDLNTETSDNVEWGLKGEVVEGITLRTALFYNNYKNFIAYSRYTRSGNPDHFTNVPSNIYTIYQAENRDKAYIYGGEISAKFNFGSWFDEVNGLSATLAYGYSEGKSKSSYLGDKYIDLDSVAPMKAIVGVAWNDPAKRYGTALTATFVKGKQASATNRESYINTGAAIANASSEYMRVPGYGMLDLTAWWQVAKNVRLNGGVYNITDRQYWDYLSSRNIETSTNQDAYDKALATMPGRTWQLGVNVDF, encoded by the coding sequence ATGTATAAATCCACTCACTCACCGGCCTGGTTTAAGAAAAGCCTGCTGGTGACTTCGTTGCTTGCAGCAATCTATCAGACGACCGCCGGGGCAGCTGATACCACCGCACACACCACCACCAGCGATGCATCATTGGATAGCTCCGAGCAGATGACCGTCACCGCACCCGCTCCTCTGCTTAAAGCCGGCAGCGAACATTCGGTCAGCTCGCAGGAGTTGCAGGACAAAGGAGCCAAAGATTTTGGTTCCGTCATGCGTTACGAACCCCTGATCGGCGCAACCGGCGCCAGCGGCGGCTCGGGTAATGGCAAAAGCGGCTTCGACCGCGGCGGCTATACCGGTTATAACATTCGCGGGCTGGAAAGCAACCGCGTCGGGATTGATGTCGACGGCATCGCGCAACCGAATGCGACCGGACGCGGCTACGTCGGTCGTGCCGGTCTGAATACCTTTGGCATCGGGCGCGATTACATCGACCCGTATATGTACGGCAGCATCCATATTCAGTCCGGCGCCACCTCGACGGAAACCGCCAACACCGCTATCGGCGGCAGCGTCTCCTTCCAGCCGAAATCCGCCGATGACTATCTGCATCCGGGGAAAACCAGCGCCTTCGGCTACCGGAGCGGCTACGACTCAGCCGACCGCAGCTGGCATAACGGCGTGACGGTGGCCGGCGGAGATGAAACCCTGCGCGGTATTTTCGTCTACAGCCGCCGTGACGGTCAGGAAACGGCAAATAACAGCGATAAGATTGACGCCTATCCGGCCAACTGGCACTCCGATGCCTTTATGGCCTCCGGCATCTGGCAGCCGAATGATGACCACAAGCTGACCAGCACGCTCGACTACTACCATAAAACCAACCATAGCCATTTTGACAGCTGGGATAACAACGGCAACAGCATCACTGGCGAGGCCAACCAGACCAGCCAGACTCGTCGCTGGGGCATCAGTCTGAAAGACGACTGGACGCCAATGAATGACTACCTCGACAGCATGTCGACCAAAGTCTACTACCAGCACACCGAGGCCCATGACTGGACCTGGATGCCGGACAGCACCGCCAGAGCCATGGAAACGGTCAACTCCAACTACGATACCGACACCTGGGGCATTCAGACTACGCTGGCGAAATCTATCGGCCGCCACGACCTGAGCGCCGGACTCAACGCCAGCACCATCAAAACCCAGCGTCCGTTCAGCCAGTCGCCGGCCCCGAGCATCTACAGCGAAATCATGCAGCCGGAAGCCGACAGCCGGGGCTACACTCTGGGCGGCTTCGTTCAGGATAAGATCAACTTCGATCTCGACAGCCACAACTTTGCCGTGATCCCCGGCGTGCGCGTGGTGCATCAATCCACCAAACCGGAGAGTCTCGGCGATCTGACCACCAACAGCAGCGTGTTGACGGAGTCCTCCGTCGCCAGGCTGTATGGTAAAAACGCCGATACTCAGGTGCTGCCGTCCCTGACGTTCCAGTACGATATCACTCCGCGTACCATGACCTACCTGCAGTATAAACGCGGCGCCGAGTTCCCCAATGCCAGCCAGTTGTACGGCTCCTGGAACCTCGGCTCCAGCTACGCCGGACGAGCGCAGTATGCGTTGATCGGTAACACCGATCTGAACACGGAAACCAGCGACAACGTCGAGTGGGGCTTAAAAGGCGAAGTGGTCGAAGGGATCACGTTGCGCACCGCCCTGTTCTACAACAACTACAAGAACTTCATCGCCTATAGCCGCTATACCCGTTCCGGCAATCCGGACCATTTCACCAACGTTCCGTCGAATATCTATACGATTTATCAGGCGGAAAACCGCGATAAAGCCTATATCTACGGCGGCGAAATCAGCGCCAAATTCAACTTCGGCAGCTGGTTTGACGAGGTTAACGGCCTGAGCGCGACGCTGGCCTATGGCTATAGTGAAGGGAAATCGAAATCCAGCTATCTCGGCGACAAGTATATCGACCTCGACAGCGTGGCGCCGATGAAGGCTATCGTCGGCGTGGCCTGGAACGATCCGGCGAAACGCTACGGGACCGCGCTGACCGCCACCTTCGTGAAAGGTAAGCAAGCCAGCGCCACTAACCGCGAAAGCTATATCAACACCGGTGCCGCTATTGCCAACGCCTCCAGCGAATACATGCGTGTGCCAGGCTACGGCATGCTGGACCTGACGGCCTGGTGGCAGGTGGCGAAGAACGTGCGGCTTAACGGCGGCGTTTACAACATTACCGACAGGCAATACTGGGATTACCTGAGCAGCCGCAATATTGAGACGTCGACGAATCAGGACGCCTACGATAAAGCGCTGGCGACGATGCCGGGCCGGACCTGGCAGCTGGGCGTCAACGTCGATTTCTGA
- a CDS encoding SelT/SelW/SelH family protein, translating to MSHKAAITINYCSQCNWMLRASWMAQELLHTFSTDIGSVTLVPGTGGIFTITVDDVQIWDRKQDEGFPDAAELKRRVRDVCFPEKSLGHVDRSADPT from the coding sequence ATGAGTCACAAAGCTGCGATTACGATCAACTACTGCTCCCAATGCAACTGGATGCTGCGCGCCAGCTGGATGGCGCAGGAGCTGCTGCATACGTTCAGTACCGATATCGGCTCGGTCACGCTGGTCCCGGGCACCGGCGGCATCTTCACCATTACCGTCGACGACGTACAAATCTGGGACCGCAAGCAGGATGAGGGTTTCCCGGACGCGGCGGAGCTTAAGCGCCGGGTACGGGATGTCTGTTTCCCGGAGAAGTCGCTGGGCCACGTCGATAGGTCAGCCGATCCGACGTAA
- a CDS encoding TOBE domain-containing protein — MAISARNQLTGTVSAVAAGAVNDEVELTLAGGAKLVAIVTHSSKEALGLVAGKEAIALIKAPWVTLATEDCGLKFSARNQFAGSVTRITEGAVNATVHIKTDAGFDIVAVVTNESQEEMKLVEDSRVIALIKASAILIATRA; from the coding sequence ATGGCGATATCAGCACGTAACCAGCTGACCGGTACGGTCAGCGCAGTTGCCGCCGGCGCGGTCAACGATGAAGTGGAATTGACCCTTGCGGGCGGCGCAAAACTGGTGGCGATCGTCACCCACAGCAGCAAGGAGGCGCTGGGTCTGGTTGCCGGTAAAGAAGCCATCGCGCTGATTAAAGCGCCGTGGGTCACGCTGGCTACCGAGGATTGCGGTCTGAAGTTCTCCGCACGCAACCAGTTTGCCGGTAGCGTCACCCGCATCACAGAAGGGGCGGTCAACGCAACGGTGCACATCAAAACCGACGCGGGTTTCGATATCGTCGCCGTCGTCACCAATGAAAGTCAGGAAGAGATGAAGCTGGTCGAGGACAGCCGGGTGATTGCGCTGATCAAAGCCTCTGCCATTCTCATCGCCACCCGCGCGTAA
- a CDS encoding heme/hemin ABC transporter substrate-binding protein produces MKRWLILFAALPLFAHAAAERIISLGGDVTEIVYALEAQQQLVAKDSTSTWPAAARSLPDVGYIRQLNAEGILSLRPTLVLASAQARPSLVLQKVEDSRVKVVNIPGGNHLSAIDKKIAAVADALGKQTEGDALRRTVAAQIAQIPTQPVGKRVLFILSHGGMNTIVAGQKTAADGAIQAAGLQNAMQGFDHYRSMSQEGVIASLPELVVISADGLKGMGGEAGLWKLPGLAQTPAGRHKQVLVIDDMALLGFGPRTPQAVSALRKKAEQLP; encoded by the coding sequence ATGAAACGCTGGCTGATACTGTTTGCCGCTCTGCCGCTGTTTGCGCATGCCGCTGCCGAACGCATTATCTCCCTTGGCGGCGATGTCACGGAAATCGTCTATGCCCTGGAGGCGCAGCAGCAGCTGGTCGCCAAAGACAGCACCAGCACCTGGCCTGCCGCCGCGCGATCGCTGCCGGATGTCGGCTATATCCGTCAGTTGAACGCCGAGGGGATCCTGTCGTTACGCCCGACGCTCGTCCTGGCAAGCGCACAGGCCCGGCCTTCTCTGGTCTTACAAAAGGTAGAGGACAGTCGAGTAAAAGTGGTCAATATCCCGGGCGGTAACCATCTGTCGGCGATTGACAAAAAAATCGCCGCGGTCGCCGACGCACTGGGTAAGCAGACTGAAGGCGACGCCCTGCGCCGCACCGTCGCCGCTCAGATAGCGCAAATCCCCACGCAGCCGGTCGGTAAACGGGTGCTGTTTATTCTCAGCCACGGCGGAATGAACACCATAGTCGCCGGGCAAAAGACCGCGGCGGACGGCGCTATTCAGGCCGCCGGGCTGCAGAACGCGATGCAGGGATTCGACCATTATCGCAGCATGTCGCAAGAAGGGGTGATCGCCAGTCTGCCGGAGCTGGTGGTTATCTCCGCTGACGGGCTTAAAGGCATGGGCGGCGAGGCCGGTTTATGGAAGCTGCCGGGGCTGGCGCAAACGCCTGCCGGTCGCCATAAACAGGTGCTGGTGATTGATGATATGGCCCTGCTCGGCTTTGGCCCGCGGACGCCGCAGGCGGTCAGCGCGCTGCGGAAAAAAGCGGAGCAGCTCCCCTGA
- a CDS encoding manganese/iron ABC transporter ATP-binding protein — MSADMPGLAVNQVSVTYRNGHTALRDATFSVPRGSIAALVGINGSGKSTLFKALMGFVRLAHGEIAILGQPVHRALRQNLVAYVPQSEDVDWTFPVLVEDVVMMGRYGHMGWLRRATAHDREVVDAALARIGMSDYRHRQIGELSGGQKKRVFLARAIAQQGKVILLDEPFTGVDVQTETQIIALLRELRDDGCTLLVSTHNLGSVSEFCDYTVMVKGTVLASGPTETTFTAANLELAFSGVLRHVVLSGGEEQIITDDERPFISRRTTGGEG, encoded by the coding sequence ATGAGCGCTGATATGCCGGGCCTCGCGGTCAACCAGGTCAGCGTGACCTATCGCAACGGCCACACCGCGCTGCGCGATGCCACCTTCAGCGTCCCGCGCGGCTCAATTGCCGCGCTGGTGGGCATCAACGGTTCGGGAAAATCGACGCTGTTTAAAGCGCTGATGGGCTTTGTTCGCCTGGCCCATGGCGAGATTGCCATACTCGGCCAGCCGGTTCATCGCGCGCTGCGCCAGAATCTGGTGGCCTATGTCCCGCAATCAGAGGACGTTGACTGGACCTTTCCGGTACTGGTAGAGGATGTCGTCATGATGGGCCGCTACGGGCATATGGGCTGGCTGCGACGGGCCACAGCCCATGACCGGGAAGTGGTTGATGCAGCGCTGGCCCGCATCGGGATGAGCGACTATCGCCACCGGCAAATCGGCGAGCTGTCCGGCGGGCAGAAAAAACGGGTGTTCCTTGCCCGCGCCATCGCTCAGCAGGGCAAGGTCATTCTGCTGGATGAGCCGTTTACCGGCGTTGACGTCCAGACCGAAACCCAAATCATCGCCCTGCTGCGCGAGCTGCGTGATGACGGCTGCACGCTGCTGGTCTCGACCCACAATCTCGGTTCGGTCAGCGAGTTTTGCGATTACACGGTGATGGTCAAAGGTACCGTGCTGGCCAGCGGGCCGACGGAAACGACCTTTACCGCCGCCAATCTCGAACTCGCTTTCAGCGGCGTGCTGCGCCACGTGGTGCTCAGCGGCGGCGAAGAGCAGATTATCACCGACGATGAACGGCCGTTTATCAGCCGCCGGACGACGGGAGGTGAAGGATGA
- a CDS encoding hemin-degrading factor, protein MQYNANELWQRYQTTKAQADVKYARDIAAEMGISEAELTAARVGHDAVRLQDDIRAIIAGLEDVGETKCICRNQYAVHEQVGQFTHQHLSGHAGLVLNPRALDLRLFLSQWASAFHLSDNGRQSIQFFDHHGDALLKVYATAQTDMTAWGALIAGKTHAAPTPLAIRPVDAPRYAASADGAALENEWRAMTDVHQFFGLLRKYNLSRQQAFRLVSDDLACRIDHDALPHLLETIREEGNEIMIFVGNRGCVQIFTGILEKLAPMRGWLNIFNTTFTLHLRADSIDEIWVTRKPTSDGHVTSVELFAQDGTQIAQLYGQRSEGHPEQATWRSQVDRLTTEGQSA, encoded by the coding sequence ATGCAATACAACGCAAACGAACTGTGGCAGCGCTATCAGACCACCAAAGCGCAGGCTGACGTCAAATATGCCCGCGATATCGCCGCTGAAATGGGCATTAGCGAAGCGGAATTAACCGCCGCTCGCGTTGGCCACGACGCCGTTCGCCTGCAGGACGATATACGGGCAATCATCGCCGGACTGGAAGACGTCGGCGAGACCAAATGCATCTGCCGTAATCAATATGCGGTCCATGAGCAGGTGGGCCAGTTTACCCACCAGCATCTGAGCGGCCATGCCGGACTGGTGCTGAACCCGCGGGCGCTCGATCTGCGTCTGTTCCTCAGCCAATGGGCCAGCGCCTTCCACCTGAGTGATAACGGCCGCCAGAGCATTCAGTTCTTCGACCATCACGGTGACGCGCTGTTGAAAGTCTATGCGACCGCGCAAACCGATATGACGGCGTGGGGAGCGCTGATTGCCGGGAAAACCCATGCTGCCCCGACCCCATTAGCTATCCGCCCCGTTGATGCCCCGCGCTACGCCGCTTCCGCCGACGGCGCGGCGCTGGAAAATGAATGGCGCGCCATGACCGACGTCCATCAGTTCTTCGGGCTGTTGCGAAAATATAACCTCTCCCGTCAGCAGGCTTTCCGTCTGGTCAGCGATGACCTGGCCTGCCGCATTGACCACGATGCCCTGCCGCACCTGCTGGAAACTATTCGCGAAGAGGGCAATGAGATCATGATTTTCGTTGGCAACCGCGGCTGCGTGCAAATCTTCACCGGCATCCTCGAAAAGCTGGCCCCGATGCGCGGCTGGCTCAACATCTTCAATACCACCTTCACCCTGCACCTGCGCGCAGACAGCATTGATGAAATCTGGGTAACCCGTAAGCCAACCTCGGATGGCCACGTCACCAGCGTGGAGCTGTTTGCCCAGGACGGTACGCAAATCGCCCAGCTGTACGGGCAGCGTAGCGAAGGGCACCCGGAGCAGGCAACATGGCGTAGCCAGGTTGACCGCCTGACGACGGAAGGACAGAGCGCATGA
- a CDS encoding metal ABC transporter substrate-binding protein translates to MLHLPPLKHLLFTALLGLLAIAPAQASEKFKVITTFTVIADMAQNVAGEAAEVSSITKPGAEIHEYQPTPGDIKRAQGAQLILTNGLNLELWFARFYQHLNGVPEVVVSEGIQPMGISEGPYNGKPNPHAWMSADNALIYVDNIRDALVKYDPANAQTYRQNAAVYKEKIRQTMAPLKAELAKLPAEKRWLVTSEGAFSYLARDNGLKERYLWPINADQQGTPQQVRKTIDIMKKEHIPTLFSESTISDKPARQVAREAGAHYGGVLYVDSLSTADGPVPTYLDLLRVTTQTIVQGINDGMRKQP, encoded by the coding sequence ATGCTGCACCTGCCGCCTCTGAAGCACCTGCTCTTTACCGCTCTGCTCGGCCTGCTGGCGATCGCCCCGGCCCAGGCCAGTGAAAAATTCAAAGTGATCACCACTTTTACGGTGATTGCCGATATGGCGCAAAACGTCGCCGGGGAGGCGGCCGAGGTCAGCTCGATTACCAAACCCGGTGCCGAGATCCACGAATACCAGCCGACGCCCGGCGATATAAAACGCGCCCAGGGGGCACAGCTGATCCTCACCAACGGCCTGAATCTCGAACTGTGGTTCGCCCGCTTTTATCAGCATCTGAACGGGGTCCCGGAAGTGGTCGTCAGCGAGGGCATTCAGCCAATGGGGATCAGCGAAGGCCCCTATAACGGCAAACCCAACCCCCATGCGTGGATGTCGGCGGATAACGCGCTGATCTACGTCGATAATATTCGTGATGCGCTGGTCAAGTACGATCCGGCGAATGCGCAGACCTATCGTCAAAACGCCGCCGTTTATAAAGAGAAAATCCGCCAGACCATGGCGCCGCTGAAGGCCGAGCTGGCGAAACTGCCGGCAGAGAAGCGTTGGCTGGTCACCAGCGAAGGCGCGTTCTCCTACCTGGCACGCGACAACGGGCTGAAGGAGCGCTACCTGTGGCCAATCAATGCCGACCAGCAGGGCACGCCGCAGCAGGTGCGTAAAACCATCGATATCATGAAAAAAGAGCATATCCCGACTCTCTTTAGCGAAAGCACCATTTCAGATAAACCGGCGCGCCAGGTAGCGCGGGAAGCCGGCGCCCACTATGGCGGCGTGCTGTATGTTGACTCCCTGAGCACCGCCGATGGCCCGGTTCCGACCTATCTGGATCTGCTGCGGGTCACGACGCAAACCATCGTCCAGGGCATCAATGACGGGATGAGGAAACAGCCATGA
- a CDS encoding nitrous oxide-stimulated promoter family protein produces the protein MAGQRIDREKKTIRSMISLYQRRCPDAQADVEHYQALNAYADKRLDKCVFGEEKPACKQCPVHCYQPAKREEMKQIMRWAGPRMLWRHPILTIRHLIDDRRPVPELPQKYRPKKPR, from the coding sequence ATGGCGGGTCAACGTATCGACCGGGAAAAAAAGACTATCCGCAGCATGATTTCGCTCTATCAGCGCCGCTGCCCGGACGCGCAGGCCGACGTGGAACATTATCAGGCGCTGAACGCCTATGCCGATAAGCGGCTGGATAAGTGCGTGTTTGGCGAAGAGAAGCCGGCCTGTAAGCAGTGCCCGGTCCATTGCTATCAGCCGGCAAAACGCGAAGAAATGAAGCAAATCATGCGTTGGGCCGGGCCGCGAATGCTCTGGCGCCATCCGATTCTGACGATTCGCCACCTCATTGACGACCGACGTCCCGTGCCAGAGCTTCCGCAAAAATACCGGCCTAAAAAGCCGCGGTGA
- a CDS encoding metal ABC transporter permease: protein MALLLTRHFIRALLLAVAIAVSCSLGGVWLSFYLDSAPAPTIVVLFTALFIITFVWRSVRDNRTTAHSGEAPGRG, encoded by the coding sequence ATTGCTCTGCTGCTGACCCGGCATTTTATCCGCGCGCTGCTGCTGGCGGTGGCGATTGCGGTGAGCTGTTCGCTGGGCGGCGTGTGGCTGTCGTTTTACCTGGATAGCGCCCCGGCACCGACCATCGTGGTGTTATTTACCGCGCTGTTTATTATCACCTTTGTCTGGAGATCGGTTCGCGATAATCGAACCACGGCCCACTCCGGTGAGGCCCCGGGTCGCGGCTGA
- a CDS encoding FecCD family ABC transporter permease translates to MRPTLARHLWLMALLLVSLTLFATTLGAMSLPLASLWPPGDEVLRHIWLTIRLPRVLLALLVGAALALSGCVMQGLFRNPLADPGLLGVSSGAALAVACWLVLPLSVPALVALYAPMLAAFIGSIAVMVVIFILSRTGEGSLSRLLLVGIAINALCGALVGVLAWISNDTQLRQLSLWGMGSLGQAEWPTLLVAATLIFPASLVIWLMASRLNLLQLGDEEAHYLGINVRAVQRLLLLCSALLVASSVAISGVIGFIGLVVPHLIRMWLGPDHRALVPGSLLAGAILLLLADTLARTVAAPAEMPVGLLTSMLGAPWFLWLIFRQQRTTYG, encoded by the coding sequence ATGCGCCCCACCCTCGCTCGCCATCTGTGGTTAATGGCCTTGCTGCTGGTGAGCCTGACGCTGTTCGCGACCACTCTCGGCGCGATGTCTCTGCCGCTTGCCAGCCTGTGGCCGCCGGGGGATGAGGTGCTACGCCATATCTGGCTAACCATTCGTCTGCCGCGCGTCCTGCTGGCGCTGCTGGTCGGCGCCGCGCTGGCGCTCTCCGGCTGCGTCATGCAGGGGTTGTTCCGCAACCCGTTGGCCGATCCGGGCCTGCTGGGGGTCAGCAGCGGCGCGGCGCTGGCGGTGGCCTGCTGGCTGGTCCTGCCGTTGTCGGTTCCGGCGCTGGTGGCGCTGTATGCCCCGATGCTGGCGGCGTTTATCGGGAGTATCGCCGTCATGGTGGTCATTTTTATCCTCAGCCGGACCGGTGAAGGTTCGCTCTCGCGCCTGCTGCTGGTCGGTATCGCCATCAATGCGCTGTGCGGCGCGCTGGTGGGAGTGCTGGCGTGGATAAGTAATGACACCCAGTTGCGCCAGCTGTCGCTGTGGGGGATGGGCAGTCTCGGCCAGGCAGAGTGGCCCACGCTGCTGGTCGCGGCCACCTTGATCTTTCCTGCTTCGCTGGTCATCTGGCTGATGGCTTCCCGTCTCAACCTGCTACAGCTTGGCGATGAAGAAGCCCACTACCTGGGAATTAACGTCCGGGCGGTGCAGCGTCTGTTGCTACTGTGCAGCGCGTTGCTGGTGGCCTCTTCGGTGGCGATCAGCGGCGTGATTGGCTTTATTGGCCTCGTGGTGCCGCACCTGATACGAATGTGGCTGGGGCCGGATCACCGCGCGCTGGTGCCAGGCTCGCTGCTGGCCGGGGCGATCTTGCTGCTGCTGGCCGATACCCTCGCCCGCACCGTCGCCGCCCCCGCCGAAATGCCGGTCGGTCTGCTGACCAGCATGCTCGGCGCGCCGTGGTTTTTATGGTTGATTTTCCGCCAGCAGAGGACGACGTATGGATAA